In Flavobacterium lacustre, a genomic segment contains:
- a CDS encoding DUF456 domain-containing protein, producing MDIVLLILGFVCMIVGVFGSFMPVLPGPGLSWIGLLLLYFTTAVPANYWIIGITLLITILISVLDYVIPAKGTKRFGGSSYGIWGTNIGLIVGILAPIPFGFIIGPFVGALAGELLFDYKDHHRALKAATGSFIGFLASSFMKFVVCMMYLGLFVWLVWKNKSGLF from the coding sequence ATGGATATCGTTCTTTTAATTCTTGGGTTTGTTTGTATGATTGTTGGGGTTTTCGGGAGTTTTATGCCTGTTTTACCTGGGCCAGGCCTGAGTTGGATTGGTTTACTGCTACTCTATTTTACAACTGCTGTTCCTGCCAATTATTGGATTATTGGAATTACGTTATTGATTACCATCCTTATTTCTGTGTTAGATTATGTGATTCCGGCCAAAGGAACTAAGCGATTTGGAGGGAGTTCGTATGGAATTTGGGGAACTAATATTGGTTTAATCGTTGGAATTCTTGCTCCAATTCCTTTTGGATTTATTATTGGCCCGTTTGTCGGTGCATTGGCAGGCGAACTTCTTTTTGATTATAAAGATCATCATCGGGCGCTGAAAGCGGCAACAGGATCGTTTATTGGTTTTTTAGCCTCGAGTTTTATGAAGTTTGTGGTTTGTATGATGTATTTAGGATTGTTTGTGTGGTTGGTTTGGAAAAACAAATCGGGATTGTTTTAA
- a CDS encoding carbonic anhydrase family protein has translation MKLKKISLLVLFVLTIISCEKEKSVSVDFPEGIISYNYALGTENIQGQTPINLENAITEKISTKDLEIHYNSIILSSVQNTVENLKINLSDEDKVLNYITIKGLRYELQQFHFHHHSEHTVNGQYSEMEIHFVHKSSTGAYAVLGVLVKEGQTINSSLKTLISDSPDAIGISSYNTSFDLNAILPLQTNKYFTYSGSLTTPNMDTTPNQGPLTWIVFKNNITLTAAQVEEYKLKYEEDNFRVIQPLNNRTVYENN, from the coding sequence ATGAAATTAAAAAAAATTAGTTTATTAGTATTATTCGTTCTTACAATTATTTCTTGTGAAAAAGAGAAAAGCGTATCTGTTGATTTTCCAGAAGGAATTATTAGTTATAATTATGCGCTAGGAACAGAAAATATCCAAGGACAAACTCCAATTAATCTCGAAAATGCAATTACTGAAAAAATCAGTACAAAAGACCTTGAAATTCATTACAATTCTATAATATTAAGTAGTGTTCAGAATACGGTTGAAAATTTAAAAATAAATTTATCGGATGAAGACAAAGTCCTAAATTATATTACAATTAAAGGATTAAGATATGAATTACAACAATTCCATTTTCACCATCACAGTGAGCATACTGTAAATGGTCAATACAGTGAAATGGAAATTCATTTTGTTCACAAATCGTCAACTGGTGCATATGCTGTTTTAGGTGTTTTAGTAAAAGAGGGACAAACTATTAATAGCTCTTTAAAAACTTTAATAAGTGATTCTCCTGATGCAATTGGAATAAGTTCGTACAATACCAGTTTCGATTTAAATGCAATATTGCCTTTGCAAACAAATAAATATTTTACTTATAGTGGTTCTCTTACTACACCAAATATGGATACCACACCAAATCAAGGTCCATTGACTTGGATTGTTTTCAAAAACAATATCACTTTGACTGCAGCTCAAGTTGAAGAATATAAATTGAAATATGAAGAAGATAATTTCCGTGTAATTCAGCCATTAAATAACAGAACAGTTTATGAAAACAACTAA
- a CDS encoding helix-turn-helix domain-containing protein has protein sequence MRINFILFLFFIQFGSCFSQNDTILNKVVSHPFYYNIIQDKDGNIYTGSSGGVQKWEGEMAKSVQNELGYVDLNNKGELEVRRGGIKKYENRKFNHLLPYPNDPKEQFYAKTEKKLYIVTGGRLYLFDIIPYSIIYRNHSIRTISKNYVGTYSGIYRKGTKLEFPPFTEGHIREIEDTGYIYFSNQLLLISADRPEKNSITKIKMVARQTLGEVDDIFYDTKNQFIYYFCNNGMYKTDKYGKQAKFIYRKKGQDPVLFTSKFENIIMFCSEENFMIYDLISNKISTNFSLPSTILSAIYLNGKNYLLTTNELYAETDTGFSKIAEFNDAHTLLSINDKQLIVATNFGLYTYNLETKEIQIVINGVEFNKRALYTEKNILYAGSINGLYKIDLNKLQLLIDNNKSKSQITYQNNHWTILTAVLLCVIFLLIFVLIKVRKKLKLKESTVLYQKKISRNDIIQFIENNISTVGIKTINEHFKINTIQLYNLLKPKKPGNIITDLRKELVVKLRKEGKNVKEISEATGFSETYIYRVKLKE, from the coding sequence ATGCGTATAAATTTTATCCTTTTTTTATTTTTTATCCAATTTGGCTCTTGCTTCTCGCAAAATGATACTATATTAAATAAAGTGGTATCTCATCCTTTTTACTATAATATTATTCAAGACAAAGATGGCAACATTTATACTGGAAGTTCTGGAGGAGTGCAAAAATGGGAGGGTGAAATGGCAAAATCTGTTCAAAACGAATTGGGTTACGTTGATTTGAATAACAAAGGAGAGTTAGAGGTTAGACGAGGAGGCATAAAAAAGTATGAAAACAGGAAATTCAACCATTTGTTACCTTATCCTAATGACCCAAAAGAGCAATTTTACGCAAAAACAGAAAAAAAACTCTACATAGTAACAGGAGGAAGGCTTTATCTTTTTGACATCATACCTTATAGCATAATCTATAGAAATCATAGCATTAGGACAATCAGCAAGAATTATGTAGGGACCTACTCCGGTATTTATCGTAAAGGGACCAAGTTAGAATTCCCTCCTTTTACCGAAGGACACATTCGTGAAATAGAAGATACAGGTTATATCTATTTCTCAAATCAGTTATTGCTCATTTCTGCAGATAGACCTGAGAAAAATTCCATTACCAAAATAAAAATGGTAGCCAGACAAACTTTGGGTGAAGTTGATGATATTTTCTATGATACAAAAAATCAATTCATTTACTATTTCTGCAATAATGGAATGTATAAAACAGATAAATATGGAAAGCAAGCCAAATTTATTTATCGAAAAAAAGGACAGGACCCTGTTCTATTTACATCCAAATTTGAAAATATAATAATGTTCTGTAGCGAAGAAAACTTTATGATTTATGATCTTATCAGCAATAAAATAAGCACAAATTTTTCATTGCCATCCACAATACTTAGCGCCATCTATTTAAATGGGAAAAACTACCTGCTCACGACCAATGAATTATATGCTGAAACAGATACGGGATTTTCAAAAATAGCTGAATTTAATGACGCTCACACTTTACTTTCTATAAATGACAAACAACTTATTGTAGCAACAAACTTTGGCCTATATACCTACAACTTAGAAACTAAGGAAATACAAATTGTTATAAATGGAGTAGAATTTAATAAAAGAGCTCTATATACAGAAAAGAATATACTTTACGCGGGCAGTATTAATGGCTTGTACAAAATAGACCTCAACAAACTACAACTACTTATTGATAATAATAAATCAAAATCCCAAATCACATATCAAAATAATCATTGGACTATACTTACAGCAGTCCTACTGTGCGTTATTTTTCTTTTAATTTTTGTACTTATAAAAGTCAGAAAAAAACTTAAACTAAAAGAGTCTACTGTTTTATATCAAAAGAAAATAAGCCGTAACGATATTATTCAATTTATTGAAAACAATATAAGTACCGTTGGAATCAAAACAATAAACGAACACTTTAAGATTAATACTATCCAATTATACAACCTATTGAAACCAAAAAAACCAGGAAATATAATAACGGATCTTCGAAAAGAATTAGTGGTAAAGTTGCGGAAAGAAGGGAAAAATGTAAAGGAAATTTCGGAGGCTACAGGGTTTAGCGAGACCTACATCTACAGAGTTAAACTTAAAGAGTAA
- a CDS encoding glycosyltransferase family 2 protein — protein sequence MITIVLYLIILSYCLAIIVLIYGFTKVNTIEYTGLMPKTKFSIIVPFRNEAENLPILLESLSKLNYPMELFEVILVDDFSEEEFNISLSSRAQSRDNIQIIKNIRVSNSPKKDAIVTAMQIVTTDWIITTDADCVVNTNWLLTLDNYIQLHDVAMIAGSVTYDRGNSFLHHFQQLDLASLQGATIGSFGINKGFMCNGANFAYTKSLFLDVNGFEGNDKIASGDDVFLLQKAIAKSPEKVHYLKSRNTIVTTKPLNDWKSLFYQRVRWASKTSSYQSTFGIRLGLLVFVGNLSWILGIGYWVLGLTTFQNVFVLVALKFLVDTVLIYKSNHFLNKSKMRYLILSSLFYPFFSTSVALYSLFGKYQWKGRTF from the coding sequence ATGATTACAATTGTTTTATACCTTATAATCCTATCATATTGCTTGGCGATAATTGTACTGATTTATGGTTTTACCAAAGTGAATACAATTGAATATACTGGCTTAATGCCAAAAACAAAATTCTCAATTATTGTTCCTTTCCGGAATGAAGCCGAAAATTTACCGATTCTATTAGAGAGTTTGTCGAAGCTGAATTATCCGATGGAATTGTTTGAAGTGATTTTGGTTGATGATTTTTCTGAAGAAGAGTTCAATATTTCATTATCATCTCGAGCGCAATCGAGAGACAATATTCAAATAATAAAGAACATTCGGGTTTCGAATTCACCCAAAAAAGATGCTATTGTAACTGCGATGCAAATTGTGACTACAGACTGGATTATCACCACCGATGCCGATTGTGTGGTCAATACAAACTGGTTATTGACCTTAGACAATTACATTCAGCTTCATGATGTTGCGATGATTGCCGGCTCGGTAACGTATGATCGTGGCAATTCGTTTTTGCATCATTTCCAACAGTTGGATTTGGCGAGTTTACAGGGCGCAACCATTGGGAGTTTTGGAATCAACAAAGGGTTTATGTGTAATGGTGCCAACTTTGCGTATACCAAATCGTTATTTTTGGATGTAAATGGTTTTGAAGGAAATGACAAAATTGCCAGCGGTGATGATGTTTTTCTGTTGCAAAAAGCAATTGCAAAATCGCCTGAAAAAGTGCATTATTTGAAATCTCGAAATACGATTGTTACAACTAAACCTTTGAATGACTGGAAATCGTTGTTTTACCAACGCGTTCGTTGGGCATCTAAAACCAGTTCGTATCAAAGTACTTTTGGAATCCGATTAGGACTGTTGGTTTTTGTGGGGAATTTGTCTTGGATTTTGGGTATTGGGTATTGGGTCTTGGGTTTAACTACTTTCCAGAATGTATTTGTATTAGTTGCTTTAAAATTTCTTGTCGATACCGTTTTGATTTACAAGTCGAATCATTTTTTGAATAAAAGTAAAATGCGTTATTTGATTTTGAGTAGTTTGTTTTATCCTTTTTTCAGTACCAGTGTAGCTTTGTACTCGTTGTTTGGAAAATACCAATGGAAAGGCAGAACGTTCTAA
- a CDS encoding T9SS type A sorting domain-containing protein has protein sequence MKTKLLLLFVFISSTYCYSQLKVESGEEIYISDSDFLYTNDGIVNNGTITLGTGKLYVAGDIDNNGTLTLSNGTLNVTGNNTQTFDFGVSDITKRLELDKSSGTATVNSGKLTITDGLLATQGTIDGGEKLVMKSVVDKTAIVEQSTGGTVDNIVVERYIPAKRAYRLLSSPVTTSTTIKYNWQENQNNTSTSYANNSNTAAGYGTHIAGSTTGANGFDATLSGAASLFVFGNTAQTWSAISNTTATNALTAGAPFRLMVRGDRSIDMSTNTPVPTITTLRTSGTLKIGTYTNTNLSFSANGYNFIGNPYQSAVDMSGVLANSSNLNSNFYYVWDPKVGGANGRGAYVTYTFAGNTNNVEGSAVNQYLQPMQACFVKTLDNGSASITFNENDKYVAATNENIYKTQGAKINTTTTSLRLTLFEKEAFDKLQTPTDGALLLFNDNYSNSVDPNDANKMSNLDETMSVLIDNTKLSIGSFQYPQESTVFPIIIDQYRYANYTLVAKLDNYNGLIPYIHDKFSQTYTEVNSTINYPFSVDQNNSFSSANNRFEVVYKTGSSLSIADFTTESVSLYPNPSTNNGFNLELPLEADNVSIKIYNMLGQEIAVKLNETNSNTINCETATSLPAGLYQVVITKDNSKIIKKWIKE, from the coding sequence ATGAAAACTAAATTACTCTTATTGTTTGTATTTATTTCTTCTACTTATTGCTATTCGCAATTAAAAGTAGAATCAGGAGAAGAAATCTATATTTCTGACTCTGACTTCCTTTATACTAATGACGGAATAGTTAACAATGGCACCATTACACTAGGAACAGGAAAATTATATGTTGCTGGCGACATTGATAATAATGGAACACTAACCTTGTCAAATGGAACACTAAATGTTACGGGGAACAATACTCAAACTTTTGATTTTGGAGTATCTGACATCACTAAAAGATTGGAACTCGATAAATCTTCTGGTACAGCAACAGTAAATTCAGGAAAATTAACCATTACGGACGGTTTACTAGCTACTCAAGGCACTATTGATGGAGGTGAAAAACTAGTTATGAAAAGTGTTGTTGATAAAACTGCAATTGTTGAACAATCAACAGGAGGTACCGTAGATAATATTGTTGTTGAAAGGTATATTCCCGCCAAAAGAGCTTATAGATTATTAAGTTCTCCGGTAACGACATCAACTACAATCAAGTACAACTGGCAAGAAAATCAAAATAATACGTCGACATCTTACGCAAACAATTCTAATACTGCAGCAGGTTACGGAACGCACATTGCGGGATCAACTACTGGAGCAAATGGATTTGATGCCACGTTATCTGGCGCTGCTTCGTTATTTGTTTTTGGTAATACAGCGCAAACTTGGTCCGCTATTTCGAACACTACCGCTACAAACGCGCTAACTGCAGGAGCTCCATTTCGATTAATGGTAAGAGGAGATCGTTCTATTGACATGTCTACCAATACACCCGTGCCTACAATTACCACTTTAAGAACTAGCGGAACTTTAAAAATTGGAACGTACACAAACACTAATTTAAGTTTTAGTGCCAATGGCTACAATTTCATTGGAAACCCTTATCAATCTGCTGTTGATATGAGTGGAGTATTGGCTAATAGTTCTAATTTGAATTCTAATTTCTATTACGTTTGGGATCCGAAAGTAGGAGGTGCTAACGGAAGAGGAGCTTATGTTACCTACACTTTTGCAGGAAATACCAATAATGTAGAAGGTTCAGCAGTAAATCAATATTTACAACCTATGCAGGCGTGTTTTGTAAAAACATTAGATAATGGATCAGCAAGTATTACATTTAATGAAAATGATAAATATGTAGCAGCCACAAATGAGAATATATATAAAACTCAAGGTGCTAAAATCAATACCACCACCACTTCATTACGATTGACTTTGTTTGAAAAAGAGGCTTTCGATAAGTTGCAAACGCCTACTGACGGCGCCCTTTTATTATTTAACGACAACTATTCAAACAGCGTTGATCCAAATGATGCCAACAAAATGTCAAATCTTGATGAAACCATGTCCGTTTTGATAGACAATACAAAACTGAGCATCGGAAGTTTTCAATATCCTCAAGAAAGTACTGTATTCCCAATAATTATTGACCAATATCGCTATGCCAATTACACTTTGGTTGCAAAGCTGGACAACTACAATGGACTAATCCCTTACATTCACGATAAATTTTCACAAACGTATACCGAAGTAAATTCGACAATCAATTACCCTTTTTCGGTTGATCAGAACAATTCGTTTTCATCAGCAAATAATCGTTTTGAAGTAGTGTACAAAACAGGTTCTTCTTTGAGCATTGCTGATTTTACTACTGAATCGGTTTCGTTATATCCAAATCCTTCTACAAATAATGGATTTAATCTAGAATTGCCATTAGAAGCAGATAATGTAAGCATAAAAATTTACAACATGCTTGGTCAAGAGATTGCTGTAAAATTAAATGAAACAAACTCCAATACAATAAATTGTGAGACGGCAACATCTCTTCCTGCAGGACTATATCAGGTTGTTATTACTAAAGACAACTCAAAAATCATTAAAAAATGGATAAAAGAATAA